A single genomic interval of Mesoplodon densirostris isolate mMesDen1 chromosome 20, mMesDen1 primary haplotype, whole genome shotgun sequence harbors:
- the RNF122 gene encoding RING finger protein 122 isoform X1 — MHPFQWCNGCFCGLGLVSTNKSCSMPPISFQDLPLNIYMVIFGTGIFVFMLSLIFCCYFISKLRNQAQSERYGYKEVVLKGDAKKLQLYGQTCAVCLEDFKGKDELGVLSCQHAFHRKCLVKWLEVRCVCPMCNKPIAGPSEATQSIGILLDELV; from the exons GGTGTTTCTGCGGCCTGGGACTGGTGAGCACCAACAAGTCCTGCTCGATGCCACCCATCAGTTTCCAGGACCTTCCCCTCAACATCTACATGGTCATCTTCGGCACAGGCATCTTCGTCTTCATGCTCAGCCTCATCTTCTGCTGCTATTTTATCAG CAAACTCCGGAACCAGGCACAGAGCGAACGATACGGGTACAAAGAG GTGGTGCTGAAAGGTGATGCCAAGAAGTTACAGTTATATGGG CAGACCTGTGCAGTCTGTCTGGAAGACTTCAAGGGGAAGGATGAGCTGGGGGTGCTCTCATGCCAACACGCCTTTCACCGCAA GTGTCTGGTGAAGTGGCTGGAAGTGCGCTGTGTCTGCCCCATGTGTAACAAGCCCATTGCTGGTCCCTCAGAGGCCACCCAGAGCATCGGGATCCTATTGGATGAGCTGGTGTGA
- the RNF122 gene encoding RING finger protein 122 isoform X2, translating into MHPFQWCNGCFCGLGLVSTNKSCSMPPISFQDLPLNIYMVIFGTGIFVFMLSLIFCCYFISKLRNQAQSERYGYKEVVLKGDAKKLQLYGTCAVCLEDFKGKDELGVLSCQHAFHRKCLVKWLEVRCVCPMCNKPIAGPSEATQSIGILLDELV; encoded by the exons GGTGTTTCTGCGGCCTGGGACTGGTGAGCACCAACAAGTCCTGCTCGATGCCACCCATCAGTTTCCAGGACCTTCCCCTCAACATCTACATGGTCATCTTCGGCACAGGCATCTTCGTCTTCATGCTCAGCCTCATCTTCTGCTGCTATTTTATCAG CAAACTCCGGAACCAGGCACAGAGCGAACGATACGGGTACAAAGAG GTGGTGCTGAAAGGTGATGCCAAGAAGTTACAGTTATATGGG ACCTGTGCAGTCTGTCTGGAAGACTTCAAGGGGAAGGATGAGCTGGGGGTGCTCTCATGCCAACACGCCTTTCACCGCAA GTGTCTGGTGAAGTGGCTGGAAGTGCGCTGTGTCTGCCCCATGTGTAACAAGCCCATTGCTGGTCCCTCAGAGGCCACCCAGAGCATCGGGATCCTATTGGATGAGCTGGTGTGA